One genomic window of Thalassolituus hydrocarboniclasticus includes the following:
- a CDS encoding ABC transporter ATP-binding protein, whose translation MITADLSADQPVAVQPVLEIRHLLHAWPDAQSGQAETLLDIRHFQLQAGERCFLHGPSGSGKSTLLNIIAGLCQPSTGEIWLAGKSLWQLSARQRDHLRASKTGVISQTFNLLPYLTVSENLQLMQNFAGQHNDRHWQGYLLQQLNLSKQANQTVARLSVGQQQRAAIARALVHRPALIIADEPTSALDNDNKNAFMRLLLQECSASGASLLLVSHDLSLQPHFDRVLDIASCKPGQRATPESDKEPLPC comes from the coding sequence ATGATCACAGCCGATCTTTCCGCAGATCAACCTGTCGCCGTACAGCCGGTGCTGGAAATCCGCCATCTGCTGCACGCCTGGCCGGATGCCCAATCCGGACAGGCAGAAACCCTGCTGGATATCCGCCATTTTCAATTACAGGCCGGCGAGCGCTGTTTTCTGCATGGCCCGTCGGGCAGCGGTAAATCGACCCTGCTGAATATTATTGCCGGGCTCTGTCAGCCCAGTACCGGCGAGATTTGGCTGGCCGGTAAATCGCTGTGGCAACTGAGCGCGCGTCAGCGCGACCACCTGCGTGCCAGCAAAACCGGAGTGATCAGCCAGACCTTTAACCTGCTGCCCTATCTGACGGTGAGCGAAAATCTGCAGCTGATGCAGAACTTTGCCGGGCAGCACAACGACCGCCACTGGCAGGGGTATCTGCTGCAACAACTGAATCTGAGCAAACAGGCTAACCAGACCGTGGCGCGGCTGAGCGTTGGCCAGCAACAGCGCGCTGCTATTGCCCGCGCACTGGTACACCGTCCGGCGCTGATCATCGCCGACGAGCCGACCTCGGCACTGGATAACGACAACAAAAATGCCTTTATGCGCCTGCTGCTGCAGGAGTGTTCCGCCAGCGGTGCCAGCCTGTTACTGGTCAGCCACGACCTCAGCCTGCAGCCGCATTTTGACCGGGTGCTGGATATCGCCAGCTGCAAGCCCGGTCAGCGCGCCACTCCGGAATCAGATAAGGAGCCACTGCCATGCTGA
- a CDS encoding ABC transporter permease, producing the protein MLMRLAVKSLLQRKLAVALIVLAMSLSLATLLLTRSLSSELRSSFSNSISGTDLIVAARSHPLQVLLYSVFRMGTPTQAMSAERWHEIEQRPQTAWAFPIVLGDSHQGYAVIGTNDDYFRHFRYGRQQALQLSSALPAINLQQPHFAAPLQVFIGATVARERGYTVGDHLHLSHGSHGHSFMQHKEVDFVVAGILQPTGTPVDRSLHVHLQTLEALHDPQQALRLTTAGWQDLPEADAISALFVGLTSRPLLFQLQNVLNQPHQEPLTAVIPGVALSEFWQLLGNAEQLLQALSLLMLITSLLGSVAMLQVTVAGRRQEIALLRIIGARPLYLFVLLETEVLLLTLLSWLLALSIAAATQWLAQPLLAEHYGLLIEPLLNLDGSGLYAGLSIALALLAGLLPALSAYRLSLTTQH; encoded by the coding sequence ATGCTGATGCGTCTGGCCGTTAAAAGTCTGCTGCAGCGTAAACTGGCGGTGGCGCTGATTGTGCTGGCGATGAGCCTGAGCCTCGCCACCCTGTTACTGACCCGCAGCTTAAGCAGCGAGTTACGCAGCAGCTTCAGCAACAGCATCAGCGGCACCGACCTGATTGTGGCCGCCCGCAGCCATCCACTGCAGGTGTTACTGTATTCAGTATTCCGCATGGGCACGCCAACTCAGGCGATGTCGGCAGAGCGCTGGCATGAAATCGAACAACGGCCGCAAACCGCCTGGGCCTTTCCCATCGTGCTCGGCGACTCCCATCAGGGCTATGCGGTGATCGGCACCAACGATGATTACTTCCGCCATTTCCGTTACGGCCGCCAGCAGGCGCTGCAATTAAGCAGCGCCCTGCCGGCGATCAATCTGCAGCAACCACACTTTGCCGCACCGCTGCAGGTATTTATTGGTGCCACCGTGGCACGCGAGCGTGGCTATACCGTGGGCGATCATCTGCACCTCAGCCACGGCAGCCATGGCCACAGTTTTATGCAACACAAAGAGGTGGATTTTGTGGTTGCCGGTATCCTGCAGCCAACCGGCACGCCGGTTGACCGCTCGCTGCATGTGCATCTGCAAACGCTGGAAGCGCTGCACGATCCGCAACAGGCTCTGCGTCTAACAACGGCCGGCTGGCAGGATCTGCCTGAGGCTGATGCCATCTCCGCCCTCTTTGTTGGGCTGACCTCACGGCCGCTGTTATTTCAGCTGCAGAACGTTTTAAACCAGCCCCATCAGGAACCGCTAACCGCGGTCATTCCCGGCGTTGCCCTGAGCGAATTCTGGCAATTGCTGGGTAATGCCGAACAACTGCTGCAGGCACTGAGCCTGCTGATGTTAATCACCAGCCTGCTCGGCTCGGTGGCTATGCTGCAGGTCACCGTGGCCGGACGACGTCAGGAAATTGCCCTGCTGCGTATTATTGGCGCCCGCCCGCTGTACCTCTTTGTGCTGCTGGAAACCGAGGTATTACTGCTGACGCTGCTCAGCTGGCTGCTGGCCCTGAGCATCGCAGCGGCTACGCAATGGCTGGCACAACCGCTGCTGGCCGAACACTATGGCTTGCTGATTGAACCTTTGCTGAACCTCGACGGCAGTGGGCTTTATGCAGGGCTGAGCATTGCTCTGGCTTTACTCGCCGGCCTGTTACCGGCACTGTCGGCCTACCGCTTGTCGTTAACGACTCAACATTAA
- a CDS encoding alkyl/aryl-sulfatase yields MTIKLPFPALRLRKIRGQQSLHAGLLLSAGLLLSACGQSDNQISVSSDERAATATTIAANRQVAEQLNLNDQQDFNDARRGLIASPENLQVASLADPAKNVWDMPAYGFVQGDAPNSVNPSLWRQAQLNNIHGLFEVTPGIYQLRGFDLSNMTLIKGDSGWIVIDPITAKETSRTAFNFAMQQLAERYPDTRNISAILFTHSHIDHFGGVLGIISQQEIEQRNIPVIAPAGFMEEATSENIIAGTAMSRRAVYMYGKNLARDEFGHVDSGLGKGPAFGEFSIIEPNQLVSKTPTELTIDGVQFQFQYTPESEAPAEFTFYLPQYKAFCGGEVVSRNMHNLYTLRGAKVRDAMKWSAYIEEARNLFADADIYFASHHWPMWGKERIQTFLKQQRDTYKFIHDQTVRRMNQGMTPGEIAEDLALPDSLAQAFSSRGYYGTVKHNARAVYQGYLGWYDANPAHLDPLPDPQRAAGYVALAGGAGALLEKAQSAFDAGNYRWSAELLNHLVFAEPDNSAARKLLARNYDQLGYQAESGPWRDVYLTAALELRTGTPETGINIATMKDMLLQTPVANFFDTLAVRLKAEDAADKNWRIKINFTDLNESHLLWVENAVLHHRQLSKDTPEEGEINASLNLTHPLFISMLIGEVGLKDTLFSDDLNIDGSKIDLVRFFSLFEKPATSFAIVLPD; encoded by the coding sequence ATGACAATCAAACTTCCTTTCCCTGCTTTGCGCTTGCGCAAAATCCGTGGTCAGCAAAGCCTGCATGCCGGGCTGCTGCTCAGCGCCGGTCTGTTACTGAGCGCCTGCGGTCAGTCCGATAACCAGATCAGCGTCAGCAGCGACGAACGCGCGGCTACCGCCACCACCATTGCGGCAAACCGTCAGGTGGCAGAGCAACTGAACCTGAATGATCAGCAGGATTTTAACGATGCCCGCCGTGGCCTGATCGCCAGCCCGGAAAACCTGCAGGTTGCTTCGCTGGCCGACCCGGCCAAAAACGTCTGGGATATGCCGGCCTACGGTTTTGTTCAGGGTGATGCACCCAACAGCGTCAACCCCAGCCTGTGGCGTCAGGCACAGCTGAATAATATTCACGGTTTATTTGAAGTCACGCCGGGCATTTATCAGCTGCGTGGTTTTGATTTATCCAACATGACGCTGATTAAAGGCGACAGCGGCTGGATTGTGATCGACCCGATCACCGCTAAAGAAACATCACGCACCGCCTTTAATTTCGCCATGCAGCAACTGGCAGAGCGCTACCCAGACACACGGAATATCAGCGCCATTTTATTTACCCACAGCCATATCGACCATTTTGGCGGCGTGCTCGGCATTATCAGCCAGCAGGAAATTGAGCAGCGGAATATTCCGGTGATTGCACCGGCCGGATTTATGGAAGAAGCCACCAGCGAAAATATTATTGCCGGTACCGCCATGAGCCGCCGTGCGGTGTATATGTACGGTAAAAATCTGGCGCGGGACGAATTCGGCCATGTGGATTCCGGCCTGGGTAAAGGCCCGGCGTTTGGTGAGTTCAGCATTATTGAACCCAACCAGCTAGTCAGTAAAACCCCAACCGAGCTGACCATTGACGGTGTTCAGTTTCAGTTCCAGTACACCCCGGAATCCGAAGCACCGGCCGAGTTCACCTTTTATTTACCACAATATAAAGCCTTCTGCGGTGGTGAAGTGGTTTCGCGCAATATGCACAACCTCTACACCCTGCGCGGTGCCAAAGTACGCGACGCCATGAAATGGAGTGCTTATATTGAAGAAGCACGTAATCTGTTTGCCGATGCCGATATTTATTTCGCCAGCCACCACTGGCCGATGTGGGGCAAAGAACGTATTCAGACCTTCCTGAAACAACAGCGCGATACCTATAAATTTATTCACGACCAGACCGTACGCCGTATGAACCAGGGCATGACACCGGGTGAAATTGCCGAAGATCTGGCCCTGCCCGACTCCCTCGCTCAGGCCTTTTCCAGCCGGGGTTATTACGGCACGGTCAAACACAATGCACGTGCGGTTTATCAGGGCTATTTAGGCTGGTACGACGCCAACCCGGCCCACCTTGATCCGCTGCCCGATCCGCAACGTGCCGCCGGTTATGTTGCTCTCGCCGGTGGCGCCGGTGCCCTGCTGGAAAAAGCACAGAGTGCGTTTGATGCCGGTAATTACCGCTGGAGTGCCGAGCTGCTGAATCATCTGGTGTTTGCCGAACCGGATAATAGTGCGGCACGTAAACTGCTGGCACGTAATTATGATCAGCTGGGTTATCAGGCTGAGTCCGGCCCGTGGCGTGATGTGTATTTAACAGCAGCACTGGAATTACGTACCGGCACACCGGAAACCGGCATTAATATCGCCACCATGAAAGATATGCTGCTGCAGACGCCGGTTGCCAACTTCTTCGATACTCTGGCCGTGCGCTTAAAAGCCGAAGATGCCGCCGATAAAAACTGGCGCATTAAAATTAATTTCACCGATCTGAATGAAAGCCATCTGCTATGGGTTGAAAATGCGGTACTGCATCATCGTCAGCTGAGCAAAGACACGCCGGAAGAAGGTGAAATCAACGCCAGCCTGAACCTGACTCACCCGCTGTTTATCAGCATGCTGATTGGTGAAGTCGGCTTAAAAGACACGCTGTTTTCCGATGACCTGAACATTGATGGCAGCAAGATTGATCTGGTGCGTTTTTTCAGCCTGTTTGAAAAACCTGCAACTTCGTTTGCGATTGTTTTGCCGGATTAA
- a CDS encoding TonB-dependent receptor, which yields MPRLFPVITSLTSACLSVEVLAHSAELDTVVVSSAGQNSIYDVAQPATVLDKDAINGNPGDTLGTLLDSTPGIANASFGPGVGRPVIRGMSGSRVKILQNGSDSADLSAMSSDHSPMAEASSAEQIEVIYGPATLMYGGGAIGGVVNLIDRRIHEQPGSALSGGLNIKGSSNDSGYSTDGLMDTSRGNWTLHLDGFQRSAADYHSGERGDIPAANNSGRIANSDSEGSGGAVALSWADGQRGFIGGSISTLEYDYGVPNTDGEPFRVKPTQVRYDLKGAWRPDPSSAFSWLDEWRTELSFNDYEHAETGARNDIPGAATVDIGLFDQESWELQSRMRHAAFGQWQGTFGLQMKYQKLALCHNHSGCSGIPSFAATAWDGETGFNLLNRELGGFLHSHSTPMPLNETTQTGVFLVEQRDWAQGTLELGARLDSVSISSDPDPIDPNYRQQRSYYNDKNFNPATLSAAGTWVLDEQQRLGLNLARVQRAPDAAELFWNGDHHATFSFQLDNPDLSVETAWTVDINWLRESEHDRVKIALFHYRFQDYIYNELKDFTDPFHDNHVYRHEQDDARFLGAEFSWQHNIDELWHLDINADVVQARLRNGDHLPRTPPASALFAINRESGHLLMRLEGQATASQKRTAANEDPSDGYTLLNASLSYRQLFAHSELLWRLAASNLTDQYAVNHVSYLKHAAPLAGRNVQLGLNWSF from the coding sequence ATGCCTCGTCTGTTTCCCGTTATTACAAGTCTTACCTCCGCTTGCCTGTCCGTTGAGGTACTCGCTCATTCCGCCGAACTTGATACCGTTGTTGTCAGCAGTGCCGGACAGAATTCAATCTACGATGTTGCCCAGCCTGCGACCGTTCTTGATAAAGACGCGATCAACGGCAACCCGGGTGACACTCTCGGTACATTACTCGACAGCACACCAGGTATTGCCAACGCCTCCTTTGGGCCCGGCGTTGGCAGGCCGGTTATTCGCGGTATGAGCGGCAGCCGGGTAAAAATTTTGCAGAATGGCAGTGACAGCGCCGACTTATCCGCCATGAGCTCCGACCACTCGCCGATGGCAGAAGCCAGCTCCGCAGAACAGATTGAAGTGATCTACGGTCCGGCCACCCTGATGTACGGTGGTGGTGCCATTGGCGGCGTGGTTAACCTGATTGACCGCCGCATCCATGAACAACCAGGCTCAGCCCTGAGTGGCGGGCTGAATATTAAAGGCAGCAGCAACGACAGCGGTTACAGCACCGATGGCTTAATGGATACAAGCCGTGGCAACTGGACACTGCACCTCGACGGTTTTCAGCGCAGTGCCGCTGATTACCACAGCGGCGAGCGCGGCGACATTCCAGCCGCCAACAACAGTGGCCGCATTGCCAACAGCGACAGCGAAGGCTCAGGTGGTGCTGTTGCCCTGAGCTGGGCGGACGGTCAACGGGGCTTTATCGGTGGCAGCATCAGCACTCTGGAATATGACTACGGCGTGCCCAATACCGATGGCGAGCCTTTCCGGGTTAAGCCCACGCAAGTCCGTTATGACCTGAAAGGTGCCTGGCGTCCTGACCCATCCAGCGCTTTCAGCTGGCTGGATGAATGGCGCACCGAGCTGTCATTCAACGATTATGAACACGCAGAAACCGGGGCCAGAAATGATATTCCCGGTGCCGCCACGGTGGATATCGGCCTGTTTGATCAGGAAAGCTGGGAGCTGCAAAGCCGTATGCGCCATGCGGCATTCGGCCAATGGCAGGGAACCTTTGGCCTGCAGATGAAATATCAGAAACTGGCCTTATGCCATAATCACAGCGGCTGCAGCGGCATCCCTTCGTTTGCGGCAACCGCCTGGGACGGAGAAACCGGATTCAACCTGTTAAACCGTGAACTTGGCGGCTTTCTGCATTCCCACTCAACGCCAATGCCCCTGAACGAAACCACGCAAACCGGTGTGTTTCTGGTTGAGCAACGCGATTGGGCACAGGGCACGCTGGAACTTGGCGCACGCCTTGATTCTGTCAGTATCAGCTCAGACCCGGACCCGATTGACCCCAACTATCGCCAGCAACGCAGCTACTACAACGACAAAAATTTCAATCCGGCGACCTTGTCGGCAGCCGGCACCTGGGTGCTGGATGAGCAACAGCGTCTGGGACTGAATCTGGCACGGGTACAACGCGCACCGGATGCCGCCGAGCTGTTCTGGAATGGTGATCACCATGCGACCTTCTCATTCCAGCTCGATAATCCCGACCTGAGCGTGGAAACCGCCTGGACAGTGGATATTAACTGGCTGCGTGAAAGCGAACATGACCGCGTAAAAATCGCCCTGTTCCACTACCGTTTTCAGGATTACATCTACAACGAGCTGAAAGATTTCACCGATCCCTTCCACGATAATCATGTGTATCGCCATGAGCAGGACGATGCCCGTTTTCTCGGTGCGGAGTTCAGCTGGCAGCACAACATTGACGAACTCTGGCATCTGGATATCAATGCCGATGTGGTTCAGGCGCGTCTGCGTAACGGTGATCATCTGCCACGAACGCCACCGGCCAGTGCCCTGTTTGCCATCAACCGGGAAAGCGGGCATCTGCTGATGCGCCTGGAAGGACAGGCAACAGCCAGCCAGAAGCGCACCGCCGCCAACGAAGACCCCAGCGACGGCTATACGCTGCTGAACGCCAGCCTCAGTTACCGCCAATTGTTCGCGCACAGCGAATTGCTCTGGCGCCTCGCCGCCAGTAACCTGACCGACCAATACGCCGTTAACCATGTGTCCTACCTGAAACATGCGGCCCCGCTTGCCGGGCGCAATGTGCAGTTAGGGCTGAACTGGAGCTTCTGA